The DNA sequence aaacaaatcattttgaaaaatattgaattttccCCCCCAAAATCTCCCCCCCCAACAAAAAAAGCTTGGCCCCAAACCTTTTTGTGGGAACAAAAAAGttcccccaaatttttctaactatattaaaaaaaaattggaccgGGAAAAAAAAAGGGGTCCATTACTTCATtgggataaaataatttaaatttatggggttttaatttttatttttttgcataaaTAAAGGTGAATTAACTTTCCAATATATgcgaatttttatttttggggttGGAATTTCCTTCATTTTAGGTATTATTTACTTGCAATTGTTCCATTTtactggggggggggggggggggggtctcCTATAAAATCcccatcattttgaaatttctttggATTTGATATACAAACAaatcattttgatatatattgaATTTCTCTCTCAAAATTCTCTCATCCAAACAAGAAATGCTTGTCACGAATCATTTTTGTAGGATCAAACAAGTTCTCCAAAATTCTTCTAACTATATCAACAAAATATTGGACACGGATAAAAAAAAGGATTCAATTCTATGACTATGGATCATAGGGAAGATTATATGGATGCCTCTTGAGCCAAATTAGCAAACTAaacaatagtatttttttttttttcataatgatATATATCAGACTTGAATATAATTGTTTTCAATGAAAAGTATTTGCAGtctattgagagaaaaaaaaaacatttcttttGAAGAGTAAAAGCAACTCACTTCAATCTTAAAAAAAGCTTTATGAGTGTAAAAGCCAATAACATGAAAGAAATGGAATTTGTacagaataattaattaattaacacttTACTCTGAACATTGACTTTAGAGTTTAGACATGACTAGGCTTTTTAGTTGCATTGAAATTCCACACACGATTCAACCCAAGCCCATTTGTCAAAGTAATACCAACAAATTTGTCAAAGTTAATTCAGTAGTGTTATCTCAACTACATGCCCCTTGTTGGATAAAATGGTCTGTGTCAAAATTTGTCGGCCTCATTTTTACGCATTCTCTATTCTCCACTTCTCCTCATTTTGGTTTTGGACTTCTCCAAAACTACCCCaacttttcatttgcttttttgtAAACAGAAGCACCAATTATACTTGTTTTTGCAACCGTTGTTAGAAATAGAATTCAAAATGGTTTCCTGTAACACTTAAAGGCATGTACTTGTGACGATTTTTTCATCCATGCCAACTATCACTTAAAAAGATGTTGTGagagtattttaatattttttttatataccatTCTCGAGTTTATTATGTCTTACTGTAAATCATGATAATCACTTTCTTGGAGATCAAAAGCATTTTTCATTCCTTAGCTACTATGCCAAGATCGATATTGCCAATGCTAAAAGGTaagatttaaagtttaaatcctcatttttttataattacctAATTTGGACATTTGACTCTCCGGTAATAGGATATAAGGTATTTTCATAAGTTTTAATCTTTTaggttaaatataaaattaattttcaatctaAAATTTAATCACATTTAAAACTCGTTATCCTCCTCAAGATTATATTTTGCCATAATCAAACTCAAATCGTTTCATATAAATTTAGTGCGTTGTGAACTACACCCGTTATATTTTAAATCCTCATGTTGTCTATTATGTtagagagaatatatatatacaattaacATATGGATCCTGATTgatgaaaaatgtatttttctctGTTCAAAGTTACAAGACAACATATATGGCAATATCTAAATTGATAACCCTAACaggtaatatttaaattatcttaTAACACAATACTTAGAGAATATAATTAGTAGATCATAGTTTGTAAAAATTGTCTTTCTCTTATGAACGTAAATCATACTATTTgtactaaaaaaatcatactaTTTGTTACTCTACTTTCAGTAACCATTTTCAATCTAGGAACAAAATGCTCTTTGAAAAGTACATCCACCAGTACTCCTTGAGCTACAATATGAACTATGAAATCTGAATTACAAAAGAGTTCTTAAGGATATCCATTGTGCCGTTAAAATATACGGCTAGAtggaaagatattttttttatagagtaACAAACAAATTACATAACTTAAAATTCAactcaaaattttaagatattaaatttataaatatttctcaCTTATATATTACTTAAAACATTCGTTCTCATTTAATGTGAGACTTTTTACTCATACTTATAAGAATATATCTTAAAATCTTTGATTTTTTCCAATGTTCAAGTTATAAAAGGATTTAATTAGAAGATATAAGATTAActtaataataaagaataaagaaaaaaagagataaattaaATCATGAATTTGAGTCTTctcactaacaaaaattaacaaacaaacaactaacatttatcaataaaaataaaataaagggtcCAATTTTctaatcaagactcaagagttGTGGGTTGGTAGCAGTATCTCTTATGATCAATTTGTCGGCCTTATCAAAAAGTAAAGCAAACATCAGGCGGAAAAATAGATAGAATTACATATTTTTCACATTGTTGCCAATTCTAGTATTCTAAAGAATTACACTTCTCGCAGCACAATATAATCCTCAATAAACAGTATGAAGAGCAAAAACAGAAGCAAGAAATAGCACAATCAAGGCCCATTATTAATGTCTTGTGTGTAAACATAATCCGTATGAGCAACCATTGTTGTTTTAACCACACACTCAGTCCTGTCTAGTCCCTTGCAAGCACCACCATCATCATTGAACCGTGTCTTTTCCTACATAGTACAagaaaattcacaaaaaaaaggttaagtacagtttgaaaacaaacataaacataaCATGTAActgaacaaaatattttaagaaccCACTTCGggtatgttttgatttttggtGGGAGGGTTCAAAAGTTGTTTGAGAGTAAAATCAGTATGAAATCTTGTTTGATTACGTATccctcaaaaaatatatttgaaagtaAAATTTTGTCGGCAAATCTAGTTTTAGAGACTTGGAATACTTTAGCAAACTATAATCTAAACATGTACTTACAAGTGACATTGTTGTTACATGGGAAGAAGAAACTGGTCTATGTGGAACAACATCTGGACTATTGGTGTTGATCATGAACAAGGACCTGCCCTCAACAACCGTGAAAAGAAGAACATAAATAACATAGAATACTACTATTGTGATGCACCTTGCCATATGGTTAACTTAACTCTTGGGAACATATAACTTTGGCACAAATAGAGTGTGAAGGGAAATATAAATGGAATAGTAGTAGTGGGAGTGTGAAGTTCCAAGAATGAGCATTGAAATCAGGCAACATACCACAAAAAGTCAAAGAAAATTCAATGCTCCCATTAATTTAGAGGTAAATGCTTCCTGTCTTTCTAGGGAATAccaattatttaaattgagaGACATTACATTGAGAAGTGGGAAGTGAGAACCGTTTTGCTCCTTCCTTTGTTGGCTATTCTTTATGTTTTTGTCACCAGAGAGGCAAGCTGTTCTTGCAAGTCTAGTGTACGATAAATTAACACTATTAGAGATAAATAATTAGTTTAGTTGGTTATAAGttagttacaaattagttataagtttaattatatAAGACTGAATGTATTCATGTAAAATTTGATTTGTTCTTTTGAGCATTATTcaagtttcttttttctcttctttccatCTCTCTACCTTGAACTTTATCATGGTATTAGAGCAATATCACCCATCACCCATACTCTTAGAGATGACGTCTTCATATCTTAATTTCATTAGTGTTGCAcaaggttttgtgaagataaaGGATGTCGGTGGAAAGCGGAAGAGGAACCAGAACAATTTCAATTTGCATGGCTAGAGTAAGTTTTTCCATGTCTAGCACTATCCAGTTTTTGCCAACAAGGTGTTTGATTAAACGCTTTTGAAGATTTTGGCTTATTGTTTCAGCCTTTTAGGTTTGTTTTGATGACTTTAGTTTCTGCCATGTGTGGTGGTTAAACATTGTTTATTTGTTAGCTTCTATCATGAGTGGTTAAGCCTTGATTATTGTTAGTTCACAAAGTGTTTGTGAAAAGTTTTCATAGAAGATAAATTTTgtgattcttctattttgttgatATAAGCTTCTGTCCTTGGTGATTAAGCATTGCTTAAGCTTTTGTCATGGATGGTTAAGCATtgaaatgttgttttgcttttgCTCTTGATGGTTAAACCTCGTTGCTTCTGTCAAGTGGTTAAACTTTGAGGTATAGTTTCTGCTTGGTGATTAAGCTTTGATAATTTCATGGATTAATGATTTGAGCTTCTATCAAAAGATCTTGTTGTTGATTTCGCTTGATGGTTAAGCTTTGATGCTTGCTTTGGACTCTTGGAAGAAGATTGAGAAAGTCGAAGTTGATCGAAGATTTCTAGAAGTTTCTATTTTTGGCCAATGTATTTCCGACATGTTTAGCTATATTTcaagttttcaaatttttttcatttcctttgtTGTTGATGTATTGTCTTCTCCAAGCTAGAAGTGTTTTCAACACCTTCCAGCTTGCAGCGatattagagataaaaattagtttagttggttacaagttagttattagtttaatttagttagttacaaATTAGTTTAGTTACTTACAAATTAGTTACAAATTTAGCTATATAAGACTCAATGTATTCATGTAAAAATTGATTTGCTCATCATTAtccaaaataatattcaaatttttcttttctcttctttccatCTCTCTACCTTGAACTTACATGTGGTAGACACTTGTGGATGTTGGATCTTCTAATCCTTTACTTTGCCCAAAGtcatcttaaaaaatttataattcacaTAATAGTTTAATCTATGTTAAgtgcttttctttttgtttactgCTTTGATAGATAAGTTTATTagaattacaaatatttttttatagtattattagattaatatttttagagTTTAATATGACTATAGGGATAAGTGacaatgtaaaatataattttatattataaattactgttaatataatttttaaagtagttattataaaaatcaataaatttatcttacaatatattgtaattgaaTAATACTAtgaatgtataattatttttctcataattttaataaacattACTTATACACAATACTCAAActtaaaagttttgaaaaactaaaaataacctATCTCAGttcttacatatatataatacccTTTTAATTACTTCATTCATCTAAAAAAATCGTTTTAATTAATTCACgacttttaagaaaattaattactttagtcagtgaaaggaaaaaataattttcaaaaatgttttataaaagGGAGAGAACGTATAATTCACAAGAACTATAATTTTGGtttatttaattagtaaaattaaaattgttaaaaaaatattggaattCATTGACTTAgtctttttacataattatttttcacctAATAAACTAATACGCGGAGAGAGAATAgtagttatataattttatgttaatttgtaTCTAGTCAAGTTATCTATCTAAATTCTAATCCTCCCAAGAAaactagtttattttattaatttacaatatttgttttttattgactaaaaataaatttgtgatgtaattaaatatattttgataaaaaattaatataagagaaaaattaaaaagagtcttataaaaaaatttcttaaaaaacttaaaataaaatatttttttattttttttatttatgttgattctttttttaatctctaaactttatacaatttAATcgctgaattttatttaaaaaatgtgattttaatCCTTGTGCTTATAAACTCTCCAATTTCTGCATCTGTTATTTCAGGGTGCGAAAAAGAACTAAAAacctgtgtgtgtgtgtgtgtgttttttatataaaattcagTAACTAAATTAAaggtttaaaaactaaaaacaacatTCAATTAAAGTACAAGTACACGATATATTTTACCCAAAAGTCTACGTATAAAATGTAGATGCATTAACActtaaaaatatactatttatattaattattcttgaggagaaatatttttatttcaataattactCTTTATTCTTATCATTAACTTTAATATAGTGTAATTCACGtgaatgaaaataaactaaaacatgggaataatattttcatgaaaaccaacaaattcttaaaaaaatatttttataaacttataacatatataaaagttttattCTCAAACTTTCTAtacagaaagaaagagagagagaaaaaaaaaaaactttacaaaTACGAAGCTTGAGGCATACACAAAGTGGTGTATGCACATCCCGGCATATATACGGAAGGACAGTTACACAGAGGAGAGGAGTTGCTCGGATAAAACGGGTCTCCGTTTGGGTTAGACATACCGAGTTAAACGGCTTGGTAGTGGGCTGAAGGCACATGCTTGGCCCAAAAGGATAAGATTTAaactaaaatacaaattataaattgagaaaaaaattatacaccaataaaaagttttatactattatctaattataattcATGTATGATaggattattaaattttatgataattactttaaaatttatattaaaaatataaaattattttacattgtcaATACATGAccattaaattaatatacattaaattaatataaatttttgattGAACATTAAATGTGCATGTTGTAAATCTCATCCCATACCATGTTTAATTCCTATAGATAGAAATatagttaatatatataataattttagaaaataaagaataacgATAAGAAATTAACTTATCTCAAAAGTAACTCTAGaattgtttttcatccttattatttatttcttttaaaatttaatgattataataaATAGTTAACATTAACCAtaaatttttcaagaaaatcaattattagaataaagattagttttttaaagttattcttaaaataacttTATCCCTCCtctaaaaattattgtaaattcaattttggctttcacttttatcttttatcttttatgaaGGCTTACTTGATAGCATAATTATATGCCGGAAAGCAAATGTCACCTTTCATACTCAAGATTATTGATACCGACATTTCATGATTCTTTATATTGATAACTTTGTGTTGCTAAATTAAGCATTTTACACTTACTACTGTACCGAACACTTCCATTATTTGCCAATTGTTTTCAAGACTCGGGAAAGTTAGGACCTATGGTCGATGATGAACACTTCTTCCTTTCATCAAATTGGTTTATTTTATGAGTGAAGATGTGTATACTTGTAAAAGTAAAGACGTTTAACTCTCAAGTGAGTGATAATGATAAACCATTCTAAATCTAATgtaaaatcaaagataataatataaaattgtgaaataaattagagctaacaataataataatttttactttagtGCTGAAATTATTTTGACCGAGGTAGGATGGTGAGGGAGGAAAACTCGTTGTCACTTTATCAGACAACAAAGTAACAAGAAGTTATTATAGAGAACATACTTAAGAAGAATGGAGTAATAGTATACACATAGACTATAtttgttacattattttaactaatttttaacttttttactaGTTAAAAAACTTAACTGACTTTATTAACAATAATTggtaaagaatttttttaatagcttGCATCATTTTTTAAACACTGCCTCTATAGGctgaaaatgaaatatttaagaaatatgCAACATTTCCTatagattttgatttttaaggtGTCAAACTTTGTTGATTAATCATGGCATCTGTATTGAGTGTTTTAGAATTAGGcatatgtactttttttttataaaaaaaaagtaattaggcATATGTACGTTCAGTTATAGGTAAATTGATTCCTAAACATAACCTAAGCTAAGCAAATCAGAAATTTAAGTCAGTCAAATGAGTGtttcaaaaattaatgattatcatattttagtaatcgattacaatgttcaAAATCGATCTGATCATAAAAAAACTCACttatataatcgattactcatCAAGTTAACCAATTTCTTTAAGTGAATCTTagcttgattttgaaaggaacaTTGTCCTTACATTCCAAACTAATTTACACAAGACAAAAGTGAGtttatgtaaaaagaaaagaaaattttctattttaattgattacagcctcgaataaatagattaaatatatttaaactcgAACTCAAAaccactaaaaaaaatttaattgattacatgaagcctataattgattattcttgttatattttgaaaaattataaagtttacTCACCATCTCTCAAGCCATAATTGTCTTATGAAAATATTCTTAGACTCTTGAGAATGGAGCTTTGAAGGGGTTTTCATCAAGTTTGATGTCTGCACTACAAGTTTTGATTCTCTCATCTCAAGATCAAAGGCTTAGTCCTTCTCTTGGTTAATCTTTGTGCTCATTCATATCTTCACATGAAGTAAATTTGTATAATGATTctatataaaaatgtttaaagaaTAAGTCTGATGTATTTTATTCATAGAatagtgtaatatatatataagggtcCTATAATTCCTCATCTATTAAAGGAATTACAACTGCATAAATTATCTCAACTGTAATAAAGCCTAGCTAACATAATATTTGATTGTATAATATTAGTTAATAGAATATTTGACATATCTTAACACCCCCGCTCTGTTTGACACTCCTTTGGTGAGAACATCAGCCAACTGTAATTCAGATCTTACAAAGGGAAAGAAAATTATTCTAGCTTCAAGCTTCTCTTTGATGAAATGTCTATCAATCTCCACATGCTTTGTTCTATCATGTTTGATAGGATTGTGAGCAATTGCTATAGCCGACGTATTGTCACACAGTACAAAGTCGtagttttatttgatttaaagcCCAAACCTGATAGTACATTTTTAACCTACAAAAGTTCACATACACGTGTCATGCCTCTGAGTTCTGCTTCAACACTAGATCTTGCTACTACAGGCTGTTTTTTTACCCCTCCATGTTACATCCAGAGGTAGATCTTCTATCATCTCTTGAACTTGCCTAATCTGCATCAGTGTACCCTTCTACCTTTAAGTTTCCATGATTTGAGAACAAAATTCCTTTTCGAGGAGTGGACTTCAAATATCTCAAAATCCTCTCGACATCATCCATATGAAGCTTTCGTGGGTCATGCATAAATTGACTAACGACATTCACTGCATAGGTAATATCTGGACGTGTATGGGACAAATAAATTGGTTTTTCTACCCGTCTTTGGTATCTCCTCTGTCTATGCGTGCTGAATTTGAGCATTGAAAGAGTTTATGATTTTGTTCATATGAAAATACCATGTTTTGATTTAGCTACTTCAATACCCAAACAATATTTGAGGTTTCCAAGTTGTTTCATCTCAAGTTGTTCAGACGCAAGGTATTGTTGCAAATTAGAAATCTCATCTTGGTCATTTCCtgcatgtcatctacatatataatcaaagttgtaattttttcttttcctctcttCAAAAATAAGGTGTGATCAGAGTTACTTGCCCTATTGGCAAAAGCCTTCATAGACTTGGTAAACCTTCCAAACCATGCTCTTGGggatttttttaatccatatagAGCCTTCTTTAATTTGCAAACCTTCATTCCATTTGAATCTGTCATGCCTGGTGGGGATCCATAtaaatttcttctaaaatatcTCCATGTAGGAAAGCATTTTTCACATCAAATTGTAGAAGAGACCAATCTTGGTTTGTTGCTAGCAACAGAAGTATTCTCACAGTGTTGAGCTTGGCTACCGGTGCGAACGTCTCTTGATAATCTACACCATAAGATTGAGTATAACCTTTAGCCTCAAGTCATTCTTTATAcctctcaatagttccatcagCTTTGTGTTTGACTGTAAATACTCATTTGCAGCCCATAGTTTTCTTCCCTCATGGTAAGGACACAAGATCCCaagtattgttttttttctaaagctGCCATCTCATCAACCATTGCTTTGGTCCATCTAGGATATGCCAAAGCTTCCTATATATTACTAGGAATAGAAATTGAAGATAATTGAGATACAAATGATGCATATGACTTAGATACCTTGTGATATGACACATATTTACTAATGGGATATTTAACTTTGGCTTGGAGGTCTGGTTCATATTTAGCTGGAGGTTGACCACGATTAGAGCAGGGTGGAAGATTATATTGGACAATAGTAGACTCAGTGTTTGGTGTGTTGGTGGTCTCACGCAGACAATGATCAATTTCATGATTGGTTTCATCTAAATTAGTATTATCAAGGGTAGGATCAAGAGAAACAATTTCATGATCAGTTTCATCTACATTAGTATTATCAGAGACAAGATCAGAAGGTACCTCTGAAGAGTCAAGCCGAACCTGTGGAGAAGATTGAAccaattggttatgatcagaAGACACTgcattatccaaaaaaaaatcgttCATCTTTAGGATTGGCTCACTTCTTGCAGAATGATCCTTACACGGTAATTTATTTtcacaatataatttatatatgagaTATCAAACATACTAATATCATGATTATGCACTTCACTTTCATTTCCTCCCTAAAGTGTagaatcaacataaaaaaattatgctcaTTAAATGTCACATCCATAGAGatataaaatttctttgatgGTGGATGGTAAGCACGATAACCTTTTTGAGTTGATCCATACCCAACAAAAACACATTTGATAGCTCATTCTTCAAGCTTTGTACGTTGATGTGGATGTAAGTGAACAAATATAACACATCCAAAAACATAAGGTGGTAAATAAACCATGGAAG is a window from the Glycine max cultivar Williams 82 chromosome 2, Glycine_max_v4.0, whole genome shotgun sequence genome containing:
- the PSK-GAMMA1 gene encoding phytosulfokines 1; this encodes MARCITIVVFYVIYVLLFTVVEGRSLFMINTNSPDVVPHRPVSSSHVTTMSLEKTRFNDDGGACKGLDRTECVVKTTMVAHTDYVYTQDINNGP